In one Pseudoliparis swirei isolate HS2019 ecotype Mariana Trench chromosome 23, NWPU_hadal_v1, whole genome shotgun sequence genomic region, the following are encoded:
- the tefb gene encoding TEF transcription factor, PAR bZIP family member b, with protein sequence MPGKAAVTVALQSGDKVAPTAPRKSFPFVLKKIMDIPPPNILEEGDDEIEKEKLCSSEDGEGGGAGAASAGAGSRGGGGGGGGVSASLTPAIWDKTILYDGETFHLEYMDLDEFLLENGIPVTLEEEELQKTLALAGFKGKFFPKVTPTLSTTTVSTITAAAAVAPDHASASPPSIAVPSMVTSDPEEAVTVTMLLSAKLEEEEEEEEEDEEEEKESLSVEAKAEVEEKKTERSTPSPVDPEAIEVDINFQPDPTDLVLSSVPGGELFNPRKHKFSDEELKPQPMIKKAKKVFVPDEQKDDKYWSRRKKNNVAAKRSRDARRLKENQITVRASFLERENAALRQQVAEMRKDCGRCKNVLSRYEAKYGPL encoded by the exons ATGCCTGGCAAAGCCGCGGTGACAGTGGCGCTTCAGTCCGGCGATAAGGTCGCTCCCACGGCTCCGCGCAAGtcctttccttttgttttgaagaagaTCATGGACATCCCCCCTCCCAACATCCTGGAGGAAGGAGACGACG AAATCGAGAAAGAGAAGCTGTGCTCCTCtgaggatggggaggggggcggggctggaGCAGCCAGTGCTGGTGCAGgttcaagaggaggaggaggaggcggtggagggGTATCCGCCTCCTTAACCCCAGCCATTTGGGACAAGACCATTCTCTACGATGGGGAGACGTTCCACCTGGAGTACATGGACCTGGATGAGTTCCTCCTGGAGAACGGGATCCCTGtgactctggaggaggaggagctacagaAGACTCTGGCCTTGGCGGGATTCAAAGGCAAATTTTTCCCCAAGGTTACTCCTACATTGTCCACAACTACTGTTTCTACtattactgctgctgctgccgtcgCACCTGACCACGCCTCAGCGTCCCCTCCGTCTATCGCTGTCCCCTCTATGGTCACCTCTGATCCAGAGGAAGCGGTGACAGTCACTATGTTACTATCAGctaagctggaggaggaggaggaggaggaggaagaagatgaagaagaagaaaaggaatctTTGTCTGTGGAGGCAAAAGCagaagtggaggagaagaaaacag AGCGTAGCACCCCCTCTCCCGTCGACCCAGAGGCCATCGAGGTCGACATCAACTTCCAGCCGGATCCCACTGACCTGGTCCTGTCCAGTGTGCCGGGGGGAGAGCTGTTCAACCCGCGCAAACACAAGTTCTCTGACGAGGAGCTGAAGCCGCAGCCGATGATCAAGAAGGCCAAGAAGGTGTTTGTCCCCGATGAGCAGAAG GATGACAAGTACTGGTCcaggagaaagaagaacaacGTGGCGGCGAAGCGGTCTCGGGACGCGCGGCGGCTGAAGGAGAACCAGATCACGGTGCGCGCCTCCTTCCTGGAGCGGGAGAACGCGGCGCTGCGCCAGCAGGTGGCCGAGATGCGTAAGGACTGCGGCCGCTGCAAGAACGTGCTGTCCCGATACGAGGCGAAGTACGGGCCGCTGTAG
- the LOC130189138 gene encoding protein Tob2 isoform X1 codes for MTAFFCFFSSSSPQLEPNNNIVAYSRRQRTACARLPRLQGRGSPGAAMHLEVKVALNFIVSYLYNKLPRRRADLFGEELERILMSRFEGHWYPEAPLRGSAFRCIHLGAPRDPVVELAAKRSGLDTEEVCANVPAELSVWIDPYEVSYQIGEKGSVKVLYLEDPPGLDGEGPEGAIGEGQGEAEAEEAARSLGFNPDAQVFVPIGSQASPALMPSLSSSPTPPPAQSGPGLFGYPSSGTPTDAAGHSSNASTPSPPSGGLPYLSAQQPPPAALPAARPQPITFTTASFAATKFGSTKMKKCSGAGPAASAGAAIVPPAQRMLARSPTAAAAPELLKHKPLSLSLHSLGGPVASQLSPNAKEFVYPGSPGPLYFDADAQPMQPLASPFQPPHGLDTHPSFDPFSSPPPAPSVGVIGGGGIPYMEKPPFVEGLGSYNLQYPSQSFQPVVLAN; via the exons ATGACGgcgttcttctgttttttttcctcttcttctccacagTTGGAACCCAACAACAACATCGTTGCATATTCACGACGACAAAGGACAGCCTGCGCCCGGCTTCCCCGCCTTCAAG GTCGGGGCTCACCTGGTGCAGCCATGCATCTGGAGGTGAAGGTCGCCCTCAACTTCATCGTGTCCTACCTGTACAACAAGCTGCCTCGGCGCCGAGCGGACCTGTTTGgcgaggagctggagaggataCTGATGTCTCGTTTTGAGGGCCACTGGTACCCCGAAGCGCCTCTCAGGGGCTCCGCCTTCCGCTGCATTCACCTGGGAGCCCCGAGGGACCCCGTGGTGGAGTTGGCCGCCAAGAGGAGCGGACTGGACACGGAGGAAGTGTGCGCCAATGTTCCCGCAGAGCTCAGCGTGTGGATCGACCCGTACGAGGTGTCCTACCAGATCGGGGAGAAAGGGTCCGTGAAGGTTCTCTACCTGGAGGACCCCCCGGGCCTCGACGGCGAGGGGCCCGAGGGGGCGATCGGAGAGGGTCAAGGCGAAGccgaggcggaggaggcggccAGGAGTCTGGGCTTCAACCCGGACGCTCAGGTGTTTGTGCCGATTGGAAGCCAGGCGTCTCCCGCCCTCATGCCGTCGCTGTCCAGCTCCcccacgccgccgccggcccAGTCCGGCCCGGGGCTCTTCGGCTACCCGAGCTCCGGCACGCCCACCGACGCCGCGGGCCATTCTTCGAACGCCTCCACCCCGTCCCCCCCCAGCGGGGGGCTGCCCTACCTCTCCGCCCAGCAGCCGCCGCCCGCCGCTCTTCCCGCCGCCCGTCCCCAgcccatcacgttcaccaccgcCAGCTTCGCCGCCACTAAATTTGGCTCGACCAAGATGAAGAAGTGCAGCGGGGCCGGGCCGGCGGCGAGCGCCGGCGCCGCCATCGTACCGCCCGCCCAGAGGATGCTCGCCCGCTCTccgaccgccgccgccgcgccggaGCTGCTCAAGCACAAACCGCTGTCGCTCTCCTTGCACTCCCTCGGCGGTCCCGTCGCCAGCCAGCTCTCCCCCAACGCCAAAGAGTTTGTCTACCCAGGATCCCCGGGCCCCCTCTACTTCGACGCCGACGCCCAGCCCATGCAGCCGCTCGCCAGCCCGTTCCAACCGCCCCACGGTCTGGACACCCATCCCTCCTTTGACCCGTtctccagccccccccctgccccgaGTGTGGGCGTCATCGGCGGCGGAGGAATCCCCTACATGGAGAAGCCGCCATTTGTCGAAGGTTTAGGAAGCTACAACCTGCAGTACCCCAGCCAGTCCTTCCAGCCCGTCGTGCTGGCCAACTAG
- the LOC130189138 gene encoding protein Tob2 isoform X2, whose amino-acid sequence MHLEVKVALNFIVSYLYNKLPRRRADLFGEELERILMSRFEGHWYPEAPLRGSAFRCIHLGAPRDPVVELAAKRSGLDTEEVCANVPAELSVWIDPYEVSYQIGEKGSVKVLYLEDPPGLDGEGPEGAIGEGQGEAEAEEAARSLGFNPDAQVFVPIGSQASPALMPSLSSSPTPPPAQSGPGLFGYPSSGTPTDAAGHSSNASTPSPPSGGLPYLSAQQPPPAALPAARPQPITFTTASFAATKFGSTKMKKCSGAGPAASAGAAIVPPAQRMLARSPTAAAAPELLKHKPLSLSLHSLGGPVASQLSPNAKEFVYPGSPGPLYFDADAQPMQPLASPFQPPHGLDTHPSFDPFSSPPPAPSVGVIGGGGIPYMEKPPFVEGLGSYNLQYPSQSFQPVVLAN is encoded by the coding sequence ATGCATCTGGAGGTGAAGGTCGCCCTCAACTTCATCGTGTCCTACCTGTACAACAAGCTGCCTCGGCGCCGAGCGGACCTGTTTGgcgaggagctggagaggataCTGATGTCTCGTTTTGAGGGCCACTGGTACCCCGAAGCGCCTCTCAGGGGCTCCGCCTTCCGCTGCATTCACCTGGGAGCCCCGAGGGACCCCGTGGTGGAGTTGGCCGCCAAGAGGAGCGGACTGGACACGGAGGAAGTGTGCGCCAATGTTCCCGCAGAGCTCAGCGTGTGGATCGACCCGTACGAGGTGTCCTACCAGATCGGGGAGAAAGGGTCCGTGAAGGTTCTCTACCTGGAGGACCCCCCGGGCCTCGACGGCGAGGGGCCCGAGGGGGCGATCGGAGAGGGTCAAGGCGAAGccgaggcggaggaggcggccAGGAGTCTGGGCTTCAACCCGGACGCTCAGGTGTTTGTGCCGATTGGAAGCCAGGCGTCTCCCGCCCTCATGCCGTCGCTGTCCAGCTCCcccacgccgccgccggcccAGTCCGGCCCGGGGCTCTTCGGCTACCCGAGCTCCGGCACGCCCACCGACGCCGCGGGCCATTCTTCGAACGCCTCCACCCCGTCCCCCCCCAGCGGGGGGCTGCCCTACCTCTCCGCCCAGCAGCCGCCGCCCGCCGCTCTTCCCGCCGCCCGTCCCCAgcccatcacgttcaccaccgcCAGCTTCGCCGCCACTAAATTTGGCTCGACCAAGATGAAGAAGTGCAGCGGGGCCGGGCCGGCGGCGAGCGCCGGCGCCGCCATCGTACCGCCCGCCCAGAGGATGCTCGCCCGCTCTccgaccgccgccgccgcgccggaGCTGCTCAAGCACAAACCGCTGTCGCTCTCCTTGCACTCCCTCGGCGGTCCCGTCGCCAGCCAGCTCTCCCCCAACGCCAAAGAGTTTGTCTACCCAGGATCCCCGGGCCCCCTCTACTTCGACGCCGACGCCCAGCCCATGCAGCCGCTCGCCAGCCCGTTCCAACCGCCCCACGGTCTGGACACCCATCCCTCCTTTGACCCGTtctccagccccccccctgccccgaGTGTGGGCGTCATCGGCGGCGGAGGAATCCCCTACATGGAGAAGCCGCCATTTGTCGAAGGTTTAGGAAGCTACAACCTGCAGTACCCCAGCCAGTCCTTCCAGCCCGTCGTGCTGGCCAACTAG
- the LOC130188962 gene encoding aconitate hydratase, mitochondrial-like produces the protein MASYCLTVTRLRLALGTGARRLHVSAAFSAKAKVAMSRFEPSSSVNYEKMHENIDIVRRRLGRPLTLSEKIVYGHLDDPAGQAIERGRTYLRLRPDRVAMQDATAQMAMLQFISSGLPRVAVPSTIHCDHLIEAQIGGPEDLQRAKEVNEEVYNFLASAGAKYGVGFWKPGSGIIHQIILENYAYPGVMLIGTDSHTPNGGGLGSICIGVGGADAVDVMAGIPWELKCPNVIGVKLTGSLSGWTSPKDVILKVAGILTVKGGTGAIVEYHGPGVDSISCTGMATICNMGAEIGATTSIFPYNHRMKTYMEKTGRGDISVLADHFKEDLVPDNGCEYDQVVEINLSELKPHINGPFTPDLCHPVSEIGAIAKKNGWPLEVKVGLIGSCTNSSYEDMGRAASLAKQALDKGLKCKALFTVTPGSEQIRATIERDGYTKILSDVGGIVLANACGPCIGQWDRKDVKKGEKNTIVTSYNRNFTARNDANPATHAFVTSPEIVTAMAIAGTLDFNPETDYLTAANGEKFKLEAPTGDELPSRDFDPGQDTYQYPPAEGGSITVTVSPTSNRLQLLEPFDKWHGKDLEGMRILIKVKGKCTTDHISAAGPWLKFRGHLDNISNNMLIGAVNIDNDGVNKVKNLLTGDFGGVPDVARHYKANGVNWVVVGDENYGEGSSREHAALEPRHLGGRAIIVKSFARIHETNLKKQGLLPLTFDNPQDYDKIRPDDKISIIGLPSLAPGKPLTAALEHSDGSHESITLNHTFNETQLEWFRAGSALNRMKELQ, from the exons ATGGCGTCTTACTGCTTAACTGTCACAAGACTGCGG CTGGCCCTTGGAACCGGGGCGAGGCGTCTTCATGTCTCCGCGGCCTTCAGCGCCAAGGCCAAGGTGGCCATGAGCCGGTTTGAGCCCAGCTCCAGCGTTAACTATGAGAAGATGCACGAGAACATCGACATTGTGCGCAGGAG GCTCGGCAGGCCTCTCACTCTGTCGGAGAAGATTGTGTACGGTCACCTGGATGATCCAGCAGGGCAGGCCATCGAGCGCGGCCGCACCTATCTGCGCCTGCGTCCGGACCGCGTGGCGATGCAGGATGCTACCGCTCAAATGGCAATGCTTCAGTTCATCAGCAGTGGGCTGCCCAGGGTGGCGGTTCCCTCCACGATCCACTGTGATCATCTGATTGAGGCTCAGATCGGAGGACCTGAGGACCTGCAGAGGGCCAAG GAAGTAAATGAGGAAGTGTACAACTTTCTTGCCTCTGCTGGTGCCAAATATGGAGTAGGCTTCTGGAAACCCGGTTCAGGCATCATCCATCAG ATCATCCTGGAGAATTATGCCTATCCTGGAGTGATGCTGATTGGTACAGACTCCCACACTCCCAATGGCGGTGGCCTGGGGTCCATCTGTATCGGAGTGGGTGGAGCTGATGCCGTGGACGTCATGGCTGGAATCCCTTGGGAGCTCAAGTGTCCTAAT GTGATTGGAGTGAAGCTGACCGGAAGCTTGTCTGGCTGGACCTCTCCGAAGGACGTCATCCTGAAGGTGGCTGGCATCCTGACTGTGAAGGGAGGAACTGGTGCCATCGTGGAGTATCATGGGCCTGGAGTTGACTCCATCTCCTGCACTG GAATGGCCACTATCTGTAACATGGGCGCTGAGATTGGAGCCACCACGTCCATTTTCCCCTACAACCACCGCATGAAGACGTACATGGAGAAAACCGGCCGTGGAG ATATTTCTGTCCTGGCTGATCACTTCAAAGAGGACTTGGTGCCAGATAATGGCTGTGAATACGACCAGGTCGTAGAGATCAACCTGAGTGAG TTGAAGCCCCACATCAACGGCCCGTTCACCCCTGACCTGTGTCACCCAGTGTCTGAGATCGGAGCCATAGCTAAGAAGAATGGCTGGCCCCTGGAAGTTAAAGTTG gtctcatcgGCAGCTGCACCAACTCCAGCTACGAGGACATGGGCAGGGCGGCCTCTCTGGCCAAGCAGGCTCTGGATAAAGGTCTGAAGTGCAAGGCCCTGTTCACGGTCACCCCCGGCTCTGAGCAGATCCGCGCCACTATCGAGAGAGATGGATAT ACCAAGATCCTGAGTGATGTCGGTGGAATCGTCCTTGCCAATGCGTGTGGACCCTGCATCGGTCAATGGGACAG GAAGGACGtgaaaaaaggagagaagaatACGATTGTCACGTCCTACAACAGGAACTTCACTGCTAGGAATGACGCAAACCCAGCTACTCATGCTTTTGTCACCTCTCCTGAG ATCGTCACTGCCATGGCGATTGCCGGGACCCTCGACTTCAACCCCGAGACCGACTACCTGACCGCTGCAAATGGAGAGAAGTTCAAGCTGGAAGCCCCCACCGGGGACGAGCTCCCCTCCAGAGACTTCGACCCGGGCCAGGACACCTACCAGTACCCCCCTGCCGAGGGCGGCTCAATAACG GTGACCGTGAGCCCCACCAGCAACCGTCTGCAGCTTCTGGAGCCCTTCGACAAGTGGCATGGAAAAGACTTGGAGGGCATGAGGATCCTCATCAAG GTGAAGGGGAAGTGCACCACTGACCACATCAGTGCTGCCGGGCCCTGGCTGAAGTTCCGCGGCCACTTGGACAACATCTCCAACAACATGCTCATCGGTGCAGTCAACATTGACAATGATGGCGTCAACAAGGTCAAGAACCTGCTGACGGGAGACTTTGGAGGTGTGCCTGATGTGGCTCGCCACTACAAG GCCAATGGAGTGAACTGGGTGGTGGTTGGAGATGAGAACTACGGAGAAGGCTCCAGCAGGGAGCACGCTGCGCTGGAGCCACGGCACCTCGGAGGACGCGCCATTATCGTCAAGAGCTTTGCCAGAATCCACG agACGAATCTGAAGAAGCAGGGCCTGctgcctctgacctttgacaacCCCCAGGACTACGACAAAATACGCCCTGATGACAAGATTTCAATCATTGGGCTGCCCTCCCTCGCTCCCGGCAAG CCCCTGACGGCAGCACTCGAGCACAGCGATGGCAGCCATGAGTCCATCACTCTGAACCACACCTTCAACGAGACGCAGCTCGAGTGGTTCAGGGCCGGCTCCGCTCTCAACAGGATGAAGGAGCTCCAGTAA